Proteins found in one Luteimonas chenhongjianii genomic segment:
- the glnE gene encoding bifunctional [glutamate--ammonia ligase]-adenylyl-L-tyrosine phosphorylase/[glutamate--ammonia-ligase] adenylyltransferase produces the protein MPPELDAHLDRLLARLPATVRSDPAAMARVSPVALASDFALEVLQRQPDVLAQLLGDDAASGIAAPALTPANRGEWPALLRRYRAACSARLVWRDVHGVDDVDATLAGSTRLAETCLSLALEALEGEFVERYGHVRDAEGRAVRLVVFGLGKLGGGELNFSSDIDLIYGFAAAGDSDGARPLAAEAYFTRLGQQLTRLLDETTADGFSHRVDLRLRPFGNAGRIALSFAAMEQYFQHEGRDWERYAWQKARPVAGDIEAGERFLVQLRPFIYRRYLDYGALDGLRQMKAMIAAEVARKDLADDIKRGEGGIREIEFLAQALQLIRGGREPALRERRLMPALEALHAHAQIDADTLALLQHAYRFLRRLENRLQMLRDAQTHRLPSDPLDRLRVARGLGHVDWASLEDALCTQRAAVAQEFDALFAVRSQQRSVEADGDIAGYWKALPDGGAPAVLEAAGFADAADVDSALRDFARSPSVRDLSDAARARLDRLMPVLLQASAPADRPLQAIRRLLALLHNILRRASYLALLDERPAALARLVGVVTRSAFLAERVAAHPLLLDELLDARAEGPLPQRGDLAEACARALRQPDLEASLLALNETRQQLSFRIALATLDGRQSGQDATRQLAWLADAVVDVVLALAKRDLEAAHGALPDARFAVVGYGSLGGEELGFGSDLDLVFLYDAPPGAQSDGARPLDAQRWAARLGQKIVALLGTVTGGGRLYDVDVRLRPDGGKGLLVSSLASYSEYQRERAWTWEHQALVRARFVAGDDAMAAVFEEVRRTTLSAPRDPAVLREDVAAMRRRMRAELDRSTDGFFDLKQGEGGLVDLEFLLQYLVLRDAATRPSLLGPRATPLLLEAAGAENLLDPVTSASLRAAHATLLELALGCSLDRRTRIVPASPGLAAARETICRVARWS, from the coding sequence ATGCCCCCCGAACTCGACGCCCATCTCGACCGGCTTCTGGCCCGCTTGCCGGCCACTGTACGCAGCGATCCCGCCGCGATGGCCCGCGTGTCGCCGGTTGCGCTGGCGAGCGATTTCGCCCTGGAGGTGCTGCAGCGGCAGCCCGACGTGCTGGCGCAACTGCTGGGCGATGATGCGGCGAGCGGCATCGCGGCGCCTGCGCTGACGCCCGCCAATCGCGGGGAGTGGCCGGCCCTGCTGCGCCGGTATCGCGCCGCATGCTCGGCCCGGCTGGTCTGGCGGGACGTGCACGGGGTCGACGATGTCGATGCGACGCTCGCCGGCAGTACCCGGCTCGCGGAAACCTGCCTGTCGCTGGCGCTGGAGGCGCTCGAAGGCGAGTTCGTCGAGCGCTACGGCCACGTGCGCGATGCCGAGGGTCGCGCGGTCCGTCTGGTCGTGTTCGGGCTCGGGAAGCTCGGCGGCGGCGAGCTCAATTTCAGCTCCGACATCGACCTGATCTACGGCTTCGCCGCTGCAGGTGACAGTGATGGCGCGCGCCCGCTGGCCGCCGAGGCCTATTTCACCCGTCTCGGCCAGCAGCTGACGAGACTGCTGGACGAGACCACGGCCGACGGCTTCAGTCATCGCGTGGACCTGCGCCTGCGTCCGTTCGGCAATGCCGGACGCATCGCCCTGAGCTTCGCGGCGATGGAGCAGTACTTCCAGCACGAAGGCCGCGACTGGGAGCGGTATGCCTGGCAGAAAGCCCGGCCGGTCGCGGGCGACATCGAGGCGGGCGAACGCTTTCTCGTCCAGTTGCGGCCCTTCATCTATCGCCGTTATCTCGACTACGGCGCACTCGACGGCCTGCGGCAGATGAAGGCGATGATCGCCGCCGAGGTGGCGCGCAAGGATCTTGCAGACGACATCAAGCGCGGCGAAGGCGGGATTCGCGAGATCGAATTCCTGGCCCAGGCGCTGCAGTTGATCCGCGGCGGCCGCGAGCCGGCGCTGCGCGAGCGCCGGCTGATGCCTGCGCTCGAGGCCCTGCACGCGCATGCGCAGATCGATGCGGACACGCTGGCCCTGCTGCAGCACGCGTACCGCTTCCTGCGCCGGCTGGAAAACCGCCTGCAGATGCTGCGCGACGCGCAGACGCACCGGCTGCCGTCCGATCCGCTGGACCGGCTGCGCGTTGCTCGCGGCCTCGGCCATGTCGACTGGGCCTCGCTCGAAGACGCGCTATGCACACAGCGCGCCGCCGTGGCCCAGGAATTCGATGCGCTGTTCGCGGTGCGCAGCCAGCAGCGCAGCGTCGAGGCCGATGGCGACATCGCCGGCTACTGGAAGGCGCTGCCTGACGGGGGCGCGCCGGCGGTGCTCGAGGCTGCGGGCTTTGCGGATGCGGCGGATGTCGACTCGGCGCTGCGCGACTTCGCCCGTTCGCCGAGCGTGCGCGATCTCTCGGATGCGGCACGTGCGCGGCTCGACCGCCTGATGCCGGTCCTGCTGCAGGCCTCGGCGCCTGCGGACCGCCCGCTTCAGGCGATCCGCCGGCTGCTCGCGCTGCTGCACAACATCCTGCGCCGGGCCAGCTACCTGGCCCTGCTCGACGAGCGGCCGGCTGCGCTCGCGCGCCTGGTGGGAGTGGTCACGCGCAGCGCGTTCCTCGCCGAGCGCGTGGCCGCCCATCCGCTGCTGCTCGACGAACTGCTCGACGCGCGCGCGGAAGGCCCCCTGCCGCAACGCGGCGATCTGGCGGAGGCCTGCGCACGGGCCCTGCGCCAGCCCGATCTTGAAGCCTCGTTGCTCGCGCTCAACGAGACCCGTCAACAACTCAGCTTCCGGATCGCGCTGGCCACGCTCGATGGGCGGCAGTCCGGCCAGGATGCGACGCGTCAGCTGGCGTGGCTGGCCGACGCGGTCGTAGACGTCGTACTGGCACTCGCCAAGCGCGACCTCGAGGCCGCCCATGGCGCGCTGCCGGACGCGCGCTTCGCGGTCGTCGGCTACGGCAGCCTGGGGGGCGAGGAACTGGGCTTCGGCTCCGACCTTGACCTGGTGTTCCTCTACGACGCCCCGCCGGGGGCGCAATCGGACGGCGCGCGGCCGCTGGACGCGCAGCGCTGGGCGGCGCGACTGGGCCAGAAGATCGTTGCGCTGCTGGGCACCGTGACCGGCGGCGGTCGGCTCTACGACGTGGACGTACGGCTGCGGCCCGACGGCGGCAAGGGCCTGCTGGTGTCTTCGCTGGCGAGTTATTCGGAATACCAGCGCGAGCGGGCGTGGACCTGGGAGCACCAGGCGCTGGTGCGGGCGCGCTTCGTCGCGGGCGACGACGCCATGGCCGCGGTCTTCGAGGAGGTCCGGCGGACGACACTGTCCGCCCCCCGCGATCCGGCCGTGCTGCGCGAAGATGTCGCAGCGATGCGGCGACGCATGCGCGCCGAGCTCGATCGCAGCACCGACGGGTTCTTCGACCTCAAGCAGGGCGAGGGTGGCCTCGTCGACCTGGAGTTCCTGCTGCAGTACCTCGTGCTCCGCGATGCCGCCACGCGGCCGTCCCTGCTCGGTCCGCGGGCGACGCCCCTGCTGCTGGAGGCTGCGGGCGCCGAGAACCTGCTGGATCCGGTAACCAGCGCCAGCCTGCGAGCAGCGCACGCGACGCTGCTGGAACTGGCCCTGGGCTGCAGTCTGGACCGCCGTACCCGGATCGTGCCCGCCAGTCCCGGACTGGCCGCAGCGCGTGAAACGATCTGTCGCGTGGCCCGATGGTCCTGA
- a CDS encoding acetyl-CoA hydrolase/transferase family protein, producing MSEDRIRNAALRDRVVPAATAAALIHPGQTVAMSGFTGSGYPKSVPQALAARIEVAHAAGEAFQIRLLTGASTAPELDGALAKVDGIALRLPFQSDPDARRRINDGTLAYIDAHLSHVAQHAWFGFYGDIDVAVVEAVAIREDGSIVPSTSVGNSKTWLDLAKHVIVEVNDWQPAGLEGMHDIYYGTALPPHRRPIPLEHPDDRIGETALRVDPDKIVAVVRTRAPDRNSPFSPVDATSEQIAGHLIEFLRHEVDKGRLPANLLPLQSGVGNIPNAVLAGLAKSGFRDLTAFTEVIQDGMLDLLRSGVLASASCTGFAMSPEANAAFKDEIDFFRRKIILRTQEISNHPELVRRLGCIGMNGMVEVDLYGNINSTHIMGSRMQNGIGGSGDFARNGFMSIFMSPSTAKNGTISSIVPMVSHVDHTEHDVSIIVTEQGLADLRGLSPKQRARQLIDRCAHPDYRDALEDYFERALRDSYGKHTPHLLPEALSWHQRWLDTGDMRPAANPPT from the coding sequence ATGTCCGAAGACCGCATCCGCAACGCCGCCCTGCGCGACCGAGTCGTGCCCGCCGCGACCGCTGCCGCCCTGATCCACCCCGGCCAGACCGTGGCCATGAGCGGGTTCACCGGCTCCGGGTATCCGAAGTCGGTGCCGCAGGCGCTGGCCGCCCGCATCGAGGTCGCACACGCGGCCGGCGAGGCGTTCCAGATCCGGCTGCTGACCGGCGCATCCACTGCGCCGGAACTCGACGGCGCGCTGGCCAAGGTCGACGGCATCGCGCTGCGGCTGCCGTTCCAGAGCGATCCCGATGCGCGGCGCCGGATCAACGACGGCACGCTGGCCTACATCGACGCGCACCTGAGCCATGTCGCGCAGCACGCGTGGTTCGGTTTCTACGGCGATATCGATGTGGCGGTGGTCGAAGCCGTCGCGATCCGCGAGGACGGCAGCATCGTGCCGTCGACGTCGGTGGGCAATTCCAAGACCTGGCTGGACCTGGCCAAGCACGTGATCGTGGAGGTCAACGACTGGCAGCCGGCCGGTCTCGAAGGCATGCACGACATCTACTACGGCACCGCGCTGCCGCCGCACCGCCGGCCGATTCCGCTGGAACATCCGGACGACCGGATCGGCGAGACCGCATTGCGCGTGGATCCGGACAAGATCGTCGCGGTCGTGCGCACGCGGGCCCCGGACCGGAACAGTCCTTTCAGTCCCGTCGACGCGACCAGCGAGCAGATCGCCGGGCACCTGATCGAATTCCTGCGCCACGAAGTGGACAAGGGCCGCTTGCCGGCCAACCTGCTGCCGCTGCAGTCGGGCGTGGGCAATATTCCCAATGCCGTGCTGGCGGGACTGGCGAAGAGCGGCTTCCGCGATCTCACCGCCTTCACCGAAGTGATCCAGGACGGCATGCTCGACCTGCTGCGCAGCGGGGTGCTGGCCAGTGCCTCGTGCACCGGCTTTGCGATGAGCCCCGAGGCCAATGCCGCGTTCAAGGACGAGATCGACTTCTTCCGCCGCAAGATCATCCTGCGCACGCAGGAGATCTCCAACCATCCGGAACTGGTGCGGCGGCTGGGCTGCATCGGCATGAACGGAATGGTCGAGGTGGACCTGTACGGCAACATCAACTCCACCCACATCATGGGCAGTCGCATGCAGAACGGCATCGGCGGTTCCGGCGACTTCGCGCGCAACGGCTTCATGTCCATCTTCATGAGCCCGAGTACCGCGAAGAACGGCACGATCTCGTCCATCGTGCCGATGGTCAGCCACGTCGACCACACCGAGCACGATGTCTCGATCATCGTCACCGAGCAGGGCCTGGCGGACCTGCGTGGGCTGTCGCCCAAGCAGCGCGCGCGGCAGTTGATTGACCGCTGCGCGCACCCCGACTATCGCGACGCGCTCGAGGACTACTTCGAGCGTGCACTGCGCGACAGCTACGGCAAGCACACCCCGCATCTGCTCCCCGAGGCGCTGTCATGGCACCAGCGCTGGCTCGATACGGGCGATATGCGTCCAGCGGCGAACCCGCCCACCTGA
- the zupT gene encoding zinc transporter ZupT, producing the protein MIEVSNSNFLIALGVTTAAGLATGLGSLMVIFAKQPNARLLAFGLAFAAGAMVYVSLTEILDKAVQAFTNAYGGQLGFTWGTLSFLGGLLCIVAIDRLVPNPHERLEVDDPYFREHNTSYIRRVGLLTAIAITAHNFPEGLATFFATLENPGVGLPLAFAIAIHNIPEGIAIAVPVYFATNNKLYAFLACLLSGLAEPIGALFGYAVLRPYLSEPVFGVVFGLIAGVMVFLALDELLPAAKRYAKGHETVYGLVSGMAALAVSLVLFKW; encoded by the coding sequence ATGATCGAAGTCTCGAACTCCAACTTTCTCATCGCGCTCGGCGTGACCACCGCGGCCGGCCTGGCGACCGGGCTCGGCAGCCTGATGGTGATCTTCGCCAAGCAGCCCAACGCCCGGCTGCTGGCCTTCGGCCTCGCCTTCGCCGCCGGCGCCATGGTCTACGTGTCGCTGACCGAGATCCTGGACAAGGCGGTCCAGGCCTTCACCAATGCCTACGGCGGCCAGCTGGGCTTCACCTGGGGCACGCTGTCGTTTCTGGGCGGCCTGCTGTGCATCGTCGCCATCGACCGGCTGGTCCCCAACCCGCACGAGCGGCTGGAAGTGGACGACCCCTATTTCCGCGAGCACAACACCAGCTACATCCGCCGCGTCGGCCTGCTCACCGCGATCGCGATCACCGCGCACAACTTTCCCGAAGGCCTGGCCACGTTCTTCGCGACACTCGAGAACCCGGGCGTCGGCCTGCCGCTGGCGTTCGCGATCGCGATCCACAACATTCCCGAGGGCATCGCGATCGCGGTGCCGGTGTATTTCGCGACGAACAACAAGCTCTACGCGTTCCTGGCCTGCCTGCTGTCGGGCCTGGCCGAACCGATCGGGGCGTTGTTCGGCTACGCCGTGCTGCGGCCGTACCTGTCGGAGCCGGTGTTCGGCGTGGTGTTCGGGCTGATCGCCGGCGTGATGGTCTTTCTTGCGCTCGACGAACTGCTGCCGGCGGCCAAGCGCTACGCCAAGGGCCACGAGACGGTATACGGCCTGGTCAGCGGCATGGCCGCGCTGGCGGTGAGCCTGGTGCTGTTCAAGTGGTGA
- a CDS encoding NAD(P)/FAD-dependent oxidoreductase — protein sequence MPAAPASASPVLASTDWDVIVLGAGAAGLMAAIAAGQRGRRVLVLDHANKVGKKILMSGGGHCNFTNTGTTPAQYISGNPHFCKSALARYTPQDFIDLVDAHGIAWHEKELGQLFCDGSSKQIVQLLLDEAVAAGVEVRTHCQVELPRRSTDGYTLATALGRLECASLVIATGGLSIPSMGATGFGYEIAQAFGHALVPTRAGLVPLTLSGKHQERLADLSGVALDVEASCNGAHFRNRMLITHRGISGPAILQISSYWQPGDDLRLDLLPGRDALAWLQAQQAERPGTELKNVLAELMPRRFAQRLCEIWLANRPMKQLTPPQLHDTAALLQAWPLVASGTEGYRTAEVTLGGVDTAGVSSRTLESQHAPGLYFVGEVLDVTGWLGGYNFQWAWASGMAAGSAA from the coding sequence ATGCCCGCAGCTCCTGCCTCCGCTTCCCCTGTCCTGGCGTCCACCGACTGGGACGTCATCGTCCTCGGCGCCGGTGCGGCCGGCCTGATGGCGGCGATCGCGGCCGGCCAGCGCGGCCGGCGCGTGCTGGTGCTCGACCACGCCAACAAGGTCGGCAAGAAGATCCTGATGTCCGGCGGCGGCCACTGCAATTTCACCAATACCGGCACCACGCCGGCGCAGTACATCTCGGGCAACCCGCATTTCTGCAAGTCGGCGCTGGCGCGCTACACGCCGCAGGATTTCATCGATCTGGTCGACGCGCACGGCATCGCCTGGCACGAGAAGGAACTGGGACAGCTCTTCTGCGACGGGTCATCGAAGCAGATCGTGCAGCTGCTGCTCGACGAGGCCGTCGCCGCCGGCGTGGAAGTGCGCACGCATTGCCAGGTGGAGCTGCCGCGCCGGAGCACCGACGGCTACACGCTCGCGACGGCGCTGGGACGCCTGGAATGCGCCTCGCTGGTGATCGCGACCGGCGGCCTGTCGATCCCGAGCATGGGCGCGACCGGCTTCGGCTACGAGATCGCGCAGGCCTTCGGCCATGCGCTGGTGCCCACGCGTGCGGGCCTGGTGCCGCTCACCCTCAGCGGCAAGCACCAGGAACGCCTGGCCGACCTGTCCGGCGTCGCACTCGATGTCGAGGCCAGCTGCAACGGCGCGCACTTCCGCAACCGGATGCTCATCACCCATCGCGGCATCAGTGGGCCGGCGATCCTGCAGATCTCCTCCTACTGGCAGCCGGGCGACGATCTGCGCCTGGACCTGCTGCCGGGCCGCGATGCGCTCGCCTGGCTGCAGGCGCAGCAGGCCGAGCGCCCCGGCACCGAACTGAAGAACGTGCTGGCCGAACTGATGCCGCGCCGCTTCGCCCAGCGCCTGTGCGAGATCTGGCTGGCGAACCGGCCGATGAAGCAGCTCACGCCGCCCCAGTTGCACGACACGGCCGCGCTGCTGCAGGCCTGGCCGCTGGTCGCCAGCGGCACCGAAGGCTATCGCACCGCCGAGGTCACGCTCGGCGGCGTGGACACCGCGGGCGTGTCCTCGCGCACGCTCGAATCACAGCACGCGCCCGGCCTGTACTTCGTCGGCGAGGTACTCGACGTGACCGGCTGGCTCGGCGGCTACAACTTCCAGTGGGCCTGGGCATCGGGCATGGCCGCGGGCAGCGCGGCCTGA
- a CDS encoding GIY-YIG nuclease family protein: MTVSPPWYLYLLECRDGSYYAGITLDLEARFIAHALGRGAKYTRANPPVRIVASRMFPDRASASRAEWQLKRQPRARKLAWLLALA; this comes from the coding sequence ATGACCGTCTCGCCACCCTGGTACCTGTACCTGCTCGAGTGCCGGGACGGCAGCTACTACGCCGGCATCACCCTCGATCTCGAGGCGCGCTTCATCGCACACGCCCTCGGGCGCGGGGCCAAGTACACACGGGCCAATCCGCCTGTACGCATCGTCGCCAGCCGGATGTTTCCCGACCGCGCCAGCGCATCGCGCGCGGAATGGCAGCTCAAGCGCCAGCCGCGCGCGCGCAAGCTGGCCTGGCTGCTGGCACTGGCCTGA
- the rpoH gene encoding RNA polymerase sigma factor RpoH, translated as MSTQTMSHALVANSLPIPSPLGSLDAYISAVHRIEVLSVEEEQALAQRYRDHEDLDAARELVHSHLRFVVHVARGYNGYGLPLGDLIQEGNIGLMKAVKRFDPDVGVRLVSFAVHWIRAEMHEFILKNWRIVKVATTKAQRKLFFNLRKSKKRLGWLNASEVKAVAADLNVSEREVLEMESRLSGRDIGFDAPAGEDDDNAPPAPVAYLVAQDEGPAQAYERNDSEENKLELLREGMASLDARSRDIISRRWLDDEHKVTLQELADEYGVSAERIRQVEANALKKMKALFAA; from the coding sequence ATGAGTACGCAGACCATGTCCCACGCCTTGGTTGCCAACAGCCTTCCGATTCCCAGCCCGCTTGGTTCGCTGGACGCCTACATCAGCGCCGTGCACCGTATCGAGGTGCTGTCGGTCGAAGAGGAGCAGGCGCTCGCGCAGCGCTACCGCGACCACGAGGATCTCGATGCCGCGCGCGAACTGGTGCATTCGCACCTGCGCTTCGTCGTGCACGTCGCCCGTGGCTACAACGGCTACGGACTGCCGCTCGGCGACCTGATCCAGGAAGGCAACATCGGCCTGATGAAGGCCGTCAAGCGCTTCGACCCCGATGTCGGCGTGCGCCTGGTGAGCTTCGCGGTGCACTGGATCCGCGCCGAGATGCACGAGTTCATTCTCAAGAACTGGCGCATCGTCAAGGTCGCCACGACCAAGGCCCAGCGCAAGCTGTTCTTCAACCTGCGCAAGAGCAAGAAGCGTCTGGGCTGGCTCAATGCCAGCGAGGTCAAGGCGGTCGCCGCGGATCTCAACGTGTCCGAGCGCGAGGTGCTGGAGATGGAGTCGCGCCTGTCCGGCCGCGACATCGGCTTCGACGCGCCTGCTGGCGAGGACGACGACAACGCGCCGCCGGCGCCGGTCGCCTATCTGGTGGCGCAGGACGAGGGCCCGGCCCAAGCCTATGAGCGCAACGACAGCGAGGAGAACAAGCTCGAGCTGCTGCGCGAAGGCATGGCCTCGCTCGATGCCCGCTCGCGCGACATCATCAGCCGCCGCTGGCTCGACGACGAGCACAAGGTGACACTGCAGGAACTGGCAGACGAGTACGGCGTCTCCGCCGAGCGGATCCGCCAGGTCGAAGCCAATGCGCTGAAGAAGATGAAGGCGCTGTTCGCGGCCTGA
- a CDS encoding UDP-N-acetylglucosamine--N-acetylmuramyl-(pentapeptide) pyrophosphoryl-undecaprenol N-acetylglucosamine transferase gives MSHAPSSSLPTVACAAGGTGGHLFPAEALARELQRRGHPVVIYTERRGAAYTQALAGLDHVVLPARSLEGGLAGKLAAGLTILRATALARADMVRRRVRLLVGFGGYPSFAPALAAKSRALPLLLHEQGARLSMANRKLLRFADGVATSFPATTGLDGFDPARIVNTGNPVRQAILDARGDYPSLDPHGPLRLLVVGGSQSARVFGEVVPPALLQLPVSIRHRLQVSLQMKGDAVASVEAALQAGGIEATVRPFFDDMGARLRDAHLVITRAGATTAADLLSMGRPAVLVPIPQGGSRDEQRRNAETLAAAGVGWCLPESEFTPERLSELLAGAFASPTVLPDAARASAALGRPQAAATLADLVQETLARNP, from the coding sequence ATGTCGCATGCGCCTTCTTCGTCCTTGCCCACCGTCGCCTGCGCCGCCGGCGGCACCGGGGGGCACCTGTTTCCCGCCGAGGCGCTGGCGCGGGAACTGCAGCGGCGCGGGCATCCGGTGGTGATCTACACCGAACGCCGTGGCGCCGCGTACACGCAGGCGCTGGCCGGGCTCGACCACGTGGTGCTGCCCGCGCGCAGTCTCGAGGGCGGCCTGGCCGGAAAGCTTGCCGCCGGCCTGACCATCCTTCGCGCGACTGCCCTGGCGCGCGCCGACATGGTGCGTCGCCGGGTGCGCCTGCTGGTGGGGTTCGGCGGCTATCCGAGCTTCGCGCCCGCATTGGCCGCGAAAAGCCGGGCGTTGCCGCTGTTGCTGCACGAGCAGGGCGCGCGGCTGAGCATGGCCAACCGCAAGCTGCTGCGCTTCGCCGACGGGGTGGCGACCTCGTTCCCCGCCACCACGGGACTCGACGGGTTCGATCCCGCCCGGATCGTGAATACGGGGAATCCGGTGCGCCAGGCCATTCTCGACGCGCGGGGCGACTATCCATCGCTCGATCCGCACGGACCGCTTCGCCTGCTCGTCGTCGGCGGCAGCCAGAGCGCGCGAGTGTTCGGCGAAGTGGTGCCGCCGGCCTTGCTGCAGTTGCCCGTGTCGATCCGGCATCGACTGCAGGTGTCGCTGCAGATGAAGGGCGACGCGGTCGCCAGCGTGGAAGCCGCACTGCAGGCCGGCGGTATCGAGGCGACGGTGCGCCCGTTCTTCGACGACATGGGCGCGCGTCTGCGTGACGCGCACCTGGTGATCACGCGCGCCGGCGCGACGACCGCCGCCGATCTGCTGAGCATGGGCCGCCCCGCGGTACTCGTACCGATTCCGCAGGGCGGTTCGCGCGACGAACAGCGCCGCAATGCCGAGACCCTGGCGGCAGCGGGAGTGGGCTGGTGCCTGCCGGAATCGGAGTTCACGCCGGAGCGGCTGTCCGAGCTGCTGGCCGGGGCGTTCGCCTCGCCCACCGTGCTGCCGGACGCGGCACGCGCCTCGGCCGCACTCGGCCGCCCCCAGGCGGCAGCGACGCTGGCCGATCTGGTGCAGGAAACGCTTGCCCGCAATCCCTGA